The Bacteroidota bacterium genome contains a region encoding:
- a CDS encoding helix-turn-helix transcriptional regulator, which translates to MANGHSRKKSKQRKDGKLIAYAAKRIRMVRKANGITQEQLEDKTGIKISRCESGKYDMTLTTLGILSRHLGVEPWQLLK; encoded by the coding sequence ATGGCAAACGGACACAGCAGAAAAAAAAGCAAGCAGCGCAAAGACGGAAAACTTATTGCTTACGCGGCAAAGCGAATAAGAATGGTGCGTAAAGCAAACGGCATTACGCAGGAACAACTGGAAGACAAAACCGGAATTAAAATTTCAAGATGCGAATCCGGCAAATACGATATGACGCTGACCACGCTCGGAATCCTGAGCAGACATCTTGGAGTTGAGCCGTGGCAATTATTGAAATGA
- a CDS encoding T9SS type A sorting domain-containing protein, translated as MQKLYAKHSIAILFRTRLLIVCCLLSAACCFSQSVPKIQGPLQVYRMAAGYCYNNTSGTDSLPIQDEFKFGELGIGNWNGDNGLSFLQEIDSCAQWKTNRAFGIIVPPSEGGVLNTPADTALYSPYPQSGSGEIQAGQRFSRLSQLYGGICGGYIDDFPGDTSMAHKVRDALRGKYVDANGNVHSDSIAHTPYNKLFVVKYSTTIQPSWMPVIDGISLWHYGNQSSVYTSTDTYINQLRVNFPGKEIHIGIYVDWGAGPSYSWASPASFQYMLQHGLNRYDDGDINGIQLFQGYWLVKPHTSLSIWNQYSFIPNLDSLYYPFLGMGEGKILDCSSGNPLSDVFLRVYCKGRVSGDTLFRSRQKTDSNGNYQFGLWAGNRTTDSTQYWLIAEKSGYINDTVFFWIKRLDTTFIPTISLCPLNAAVNEFTNDELRLSIYPNPCKGNLRVTINDLRFINSELEIYNVLGGKVYSEKIINQKSLIINLDVPNGIYFLKVNEEAKSIVKKIIINN; from the coding sequence ATGCAAAAACTTTACGCAAAACATTCTATCGCCATTTTATTCCGGACTCGGCTTTTAATTGTCTGTTGTCTGTTGTCTGCTGCCTGCTGTTTTTCCCAAAGCGTTCCGAAAATTCAAGGACCCTTGCAAGTTTACCGGATGGCGGCAGGATATTGTTACAACAACACAAGCGGCACCGATTCTCTTCCCATTCAGGATGAATTCAAGTTTGGTGAATTAGGAATCGGAAACTGGAATGGCGATAACGGATTATCTTTTCTTCAGGAAATAGATTCCTGCGCGCAATGGAAAACAAACCGCGCTTTCGGAATTATTGTTCCGCCATCGGAAGGTGGCGTTCTTAACACGCCAGCCGACACCGCGCTTTACTCTCCTTATCCGCAAAGCGGAAGCGGGGAAATTCAGGCGGGGCAGCGGTTTTCGCGCCTCTCTCAACTTTACGGAGGAATTTGCGGAGGATACATTGATGATTTTCCGGGCGACACTTCAATGGCGCATAAAGTGCGCGATGCGTTACGGGGAAAATATGTGGATGCAAACGGAAATGTTCACAGCGACAGCATTGCGCACACTCCGTATAATAAATTGTTTGTTGTCAAATACAGCACCACCATTCAACCCTCGTGGATGCCGGTGATTGACGGAATTTCCCTCTGGCATTATGGAAATCAATCTTCCGTTTACACCAGCACCGATACTTACATCAATCAACTGCGGGTAAATTTTCCCGGCAAGGAAATTCATATCGGCATTTATGTGGATTGGGGAGCAGGACCAAGTTATAGTTGGGCGTCTCCCGCTTCGTTTCAATATATGCTGCAGCATGGCTTGAACCGCTATGATGACGGAGACATTAACGGCATTCAATTGTTTCAGGGATATTGGTTAGTGAAACCGCACACTTCATTGAGCATCTGGAATCAGTATTCATTTATACCGAATCTTGACTCGCTGTATTATCCTTTTCTCGGAATGGGAGAAGGAAAAATTCTGGATTGCTCCAGCGGAAATCCGCTAAGCGATGTTTTTCTCCGCGTGTATTGCAAGGGAAGAGTTTCGGGCGATACGCTGTTCCGAAGCAGACAAAAAACCGATTCAAATGGAAATTATCAATTTGGTTTGTGGGCAGGAAACCGAACAACCGACTCCACTCAATATTGGCTTATCGCTGAAAAATCCGGTTACATTAACGATACCGTTTTCTTCTGGATAAAACGGCTTGACACTACTTTCATTCCCACTATTTCTCTTTGCCCGCTCAATGCAGCAGTGAATGAATTTACGAATGATGAATTACGACTTTCAATTTATCCGAATCCGTGTAAAGGCAATTTAAGAGTAACGATTAATGATTTAAGATTTATAAATTCAGAGTTGGAGATTTATAATGTACTTGGAGGGAAAGTGTATTCAGAAAAAATCATTAATCAAAAATCACTAATCATTAATCTCGATGTTCCCAACGGAATTTATTTTCTGAAGGTGAATGAAGAAGCAAAAAGCATTGTGAAAAAAATAATAATCAACAACTGA